TGAAGTCACCTGACCGGGAGGCGGGCCGGTCTTTTGTAGGCTGCTTTGGCTAGGAGGCAAGTCTAGAATCTTCCCAAGGGCGAATAAGAAAGGAGCATGTGAGTTCTAAGCAAGGAATTCCAAGCTTCCACACGCTGCTCCTCTGGGAATTCCACTGGCTTTTTTTCTAGGACTGTGGAAACATCCGTATGTCGTCCCAAAATGCACTAGGAAGCAGGTCCTAGAATGAAACCTTAGAACCTGGGCCTTCACCAGCCAATAGGCAGGAATTAGGTGCTTCCAATCTCTGCCTGAGCGAGTACTCACTAGCCTGTCGCTTACTGTACTGGCCTGGCTTCTCCTTGGCCTCTATCACCCCATACCCCCCACAATTCAGCCTAAATCGAGATGTAAGATGTTGCTAAATTTAGGGAATCCTAGACCAAATATTGgtgaaatataaaaaatgatCTTGTGAGCCATGCACGTAATTCATATGGAAGAGGAGCTTATATGCATTAATGAAGTGCTAGTGCAATGccagaaggcagatctctgagttcgaggccagcctgatttacaaagagagttctagaccagtcaggggtatatagtgagaccctgtcttaataacaacaataataaaaataaataataatttaaaagcaaacaataaaaactactggggggggggggactggagatggctcagctgttaagagcactgactgctcttccaaaaggtcctgagttcaattccagcaaccacatggtggctcacaaccatctataatgggatctgatgccctcttctggtgtgtgtctgaaaacagctacaatgtacttgtataaataaaaataaataatattgttttaaaaagctaACTGGGAGCccggcggtagtggcacacgcctttaatcccagcacttggaggcagaggcaagcggatttctgagttcgaggccagcctagtctacagagtgagttccaggacagccaggggtacacagagaaaccctgtctcgaaaaaaaacaaaaaagccgggcagtggtggctcagccctttaatcccaacacttgggaggcagaggcaggtggatttctgagttcgaggccagtctggtctacagagtgagttccaggacagccagggctacacagagaaaccctgtctcgaaaaaccaaagaaccctcccccaaaaaaactaCTTGGGGCACAGTGTTGGTGATGTTCACCAATAATTTCaacacccaggagacagaggcagtcagatctctatgAATGTCTGGCCAGTCAAGAAgattggtttgttgttgttgttgttgttgtagtcaTTGTCATTGTCGTCGTCGTCATTGTTTAATGTAAtttggggatagagagatggctcaacaattaaggcCATTTGGAGGGAACCTGGGTTCAACTCATAGTGCCTACAAGATGACTCATAAacatctttaactctagttcctgtTGGTCagacaccttcttctgatctccatggggaCCAGGCACTCACaaggtgcatatacatacatgtaggcaaaaaataagtaaatctaaaacaaatgttaaaaaagaaaaaatgcaattaaaacccaaacaataagccgggcagtagtgatgcacgcctttaatcccagcacttgggaggcagaggcaggcagatttctgagttcgaggccagcctggtctacagagtgagttccaggacagccagggctatacagagaaatcctgcctagaaaacccaaacaaacaaacagggctttaatcccagctctccagaggcagaggcaggctgctctctgagttcaagccaacctggtctacagagcgaattccatgagtcaaggctacacagagaaaccctgtctcaagaacaaaaacaaacaacccctcccACTCTAAAAACCATTTGAACAAGAGGGTTGCCTCCTTCTGAGGATTCTGTAATCGTTCCGAGAGGAAGGACCCGTGGGTGAGAGACCACTCGCCCTAGCTCAGCCCCATGTCCCAGCCAAGCACTCACCACAGTACCAATATTTACAAAGACCAGGCGGTGCACAGCGAAGCCGGTCCTCCGGGCCAGTAAGCGGCGCTGCGAATAGCTCGCTCCGCGGAGGAGGCGCTCTGCCGGGCAGGAAGCGTCTCTGTGGTATCTCGGTCCACGCGCCTACCATGGCGTCCGCTCCCGCTGTGTTGACCCGGCTGTTGTGTGCAGGTGAGCGCGGAGGATCCCGGAGACGGGAGAAACCGGCGGATCCGAGAGGGGAGGACAGGGACGTGGGCTGGGCGCGGCCCCACCGGCTCTCTCCCCGCAGGTGTGCGGCGCTGGCCAGGTTTCCTGCAGAAGACGGCTCCGGGCCCAGCGGGGCAGAATGGTAGGAAGGTCACGGGAGTCCCGGTCCCAGCGGTCAGCGAGCCCCAGGACGGCGACGGTAAAGGCCAGCGGGTGGAGCTGGACCGGGGCGCGGAATCGTGGAGGGGTTGTCATTGCAGGATCCCTAAACGAACCCAGGACCAATCTAAGTGTGGTGGGAGGGAGAGTAGAACCCCTGTGGCCTAGTAGCTCTGGAGACCGGTGAAGACTAGTTTTGTATCTGTCCATCTTGCTGGTCCTCTGGAGGGGTGTTTAAGGCACCCTAAGTCAACGAGGCCCCTGTCTCGTTTTCCTCTTATACCTGTGAAGATTGATGTAAGACAATACAAGGCTTTCCCGACAGTGTCATCTCAGACCTTGACACTAGCCCCTCGGAGTTGTAAAAATGCCCCCGTGTGTTCCAGATCTTTCCTGGCGTTTCTTCTCAGCTTTGAGTTTCCCACTCCCAAGAGACTGATGAGCCTTTGGTTGGTGGTGATGAGCCACAGTGTctgcccttcctccctttttcagATTTCCAGAGCAGGATCCTAGACGCGCCATTACAGCATCCCGATTTCTTCAATGTAAAGGAGCTGTTTTCTGTGAAGAGCCTCTTCGAGGCTCGAGTACATCTGGGACATAAAGCCGGTTGCCGCCATAGGTGCTTGTCACAGGCAGTGTGGGCAGAGTGGTGGGACTGGGTCAAGGTTGGAAGAAAGGGCTGGTTGGGAGTATCTGCAGCAACACCAAGTGCAGTGCTAGTATCCATGCTGTTCACAGACATGGTGAAAATTGGGGGTCATTGCAGGTTGGGGAGCCCCGTGGAGAGGTGCTGCTGTATAGAACAGAAGTGGCCCTAGAGAGCTACACTAGACAGAGCACCTTGATTGGGTTCATGTTTATCTGCAGTTGGTTCTCAAATCTCCACAGGGAGAAGGTGGGACAGGTTGAGCCACAGACTTGATGCTAGCTGCTCAACTCCACTACTGTGTCCCCAGCCCATCACTCCCTAGACAGGAGTAGTGGGGAGTCAGTAAATGTAAATGGCACCATTCACCCTGCAGTGCCCTCATGTAAGAGCCCGGGTGGCTGATAGGTGTCAGTGGAAAGGAAAGGGCAGCTCCACGGACACTATTCCACTTACCTTGGGGTTTTTTTGCCAGGTTTATGGAGCCATACATCTTTGGGAACCGCCTGGGCCAAGATATCATCGATCTGGATCAGACAGCTTTGAATCTCCAACTGGCTTTGAACGTCACTGCCCATGTGGCCTACCGCAAGGGTATCATCCTGTTTGTGAGTCGGAATCGTCAGTTCTCTCACTTAATTGAGACTACAGCCCAAGCCTGTGGGGAATACGCCCATACCCGATACTTCAAGGGTGGCTTGCTGACTAACGCACAGCTCCTCTTTGGGCCAACAGTCCGCCTGCCAGATCTCATAATCTTCCTGCACACCCTCAACAATGTCTTTGAACCCCATGTGGCTGTGAGGGATGCGGCCAAGATGAACATCCCCACAGTGGGCATTGTGGACACCAACTGCAACCCATGCCTCATCACTTACCCTGTCCCTGGCAACGACGACTCACCCCAAGCTATTGAGCTCTTCTGCAAGCTCTTCCGGACCACCATCAACAGGGCcaaggagaagaggaggcaggtggAGATCCTGCATCGGCTGCAGAGCCCCAAGGGCTCCAAGGACAGTAGGACATCTCCTGCACCTGATAAGAGCCATTCCCCATGACAGGAAGCCCTTCTCCCACACTAGATAGTCAGGCCTGTTGTGAGCaggaaggtccttgtccccactccccatcctTACCATAAGCACCACAGTCCTATTTTCCCTAGATATGGCCACCCCAAAGTCCAGTGATCTTGAGCTAacccttgtctctctcttttctgggAACAAACTCAGGTAAAGTATATATCCACACGGCCTCTGGCATCCATTAAGACTTGAACATAGCTAGCCAAGTTTTGGCTTCTCTTTTCAGTTAAAATTAACTCTCTATTGTCTGCTAATTAACCCTTCATTCTCTGAAGAAAATTCCAAGCAAAACAATACTGATGTCCCTCAGGACCCCCCAATCATTGCCTCTAGACCTGTAACCAGACTTATGGCTAAGCAGGCTCCCAGAGGGGAGATAGAAAGTTTAGTCCATGTGATATGCCACACTACTTAAGAACTTAATGATTTTGCtaattcaagcagaagtctggggaatatatGCGGGAATGGATTTTAAAGGTGTAGggtaatggtggaaggaacataaaactgaaTCAGGATGAGTTTATTGATACAGGCCCTCTGAGTGGAGATCTTATGTTTAATATGGAAGTTCGCACAGTGAAAAAAGCTATCAAaggtttgtttaaattttttaaaagacagcctACTGCTGGGAGCACAAAAGTCTTTGAGCCCACAGATCACCAAGGACACCAGGAATGTTAATCACATAGGGTTGTCTTCCCCAAAGAAGGAAATCGATACCTGTTTTTCCACCGAGAGGACTGAGAGTGGATGATGTTAATGACCTGGTAACCTTTGCTGTTTGTAGAGCCAGACCTCACCCaaatcccccacccacccacccacccaaatgcTTATCTTGGACTTTTCCTTCCTAGACCTTTATTTTTACCTTAGTTTCTCTGCCAGTAGAATCCATCCTTAGGGAAGATGTCACAGGACTTTATAACCTGCTGACCTCTACACTGACTTGGTCAGAAACCATACCAGATCCTAGGCCTTTAAGCTATAGAACCCATCTTTGTGGTCTCTTGTACGTTGAGCTGAGTTTCGATGTAATTATGCCTCTTATACCCAGGATTGTATTACACCAGGAAGCTCTTTTCCACAATTGtactattttaatatatgttctcAATAAACCACCTGGTGTCAGACTCTCTAGAACTTTGAACCAGCACCAACTAAGTCAGGCAAGTCTCCTTTCTTGCCTTTCACAGGCCCTGATGCTTGCAAGGACCCCAAACCATACTGAAAAGGAGTTGGGGATACCTAATAATCTCTTGGCTTAGTGGTGATGAAGGGCTTTTAAGGCacagggaaattgcaatgctagagtggtaCACTGTGTAAAACCtgatcctccacaatgggaaggcccAGAGGACAAGCCTTTCACTAATCCTGTATGAAGGGCACCAACACATTTGAAGAGCTTTGCTGTTGCCCTTTTCCTTGTTCTAGACCTTGGGGTTGAAGATGCTTGGTCTGTTGGATGAATTAAATGCAGTGGGTTTAATTGGGCCCCCGAATTATCAGGGGCCAGATGGCAACACTGAGTCACCAAAGGCAAGGTGATCCTCTTTGTCACAATGAGCAGCATAGACTAAGCAGTGTCCATAATGGCCTGACCCGTTTTGGTCCAGCACAGGCAAAGCAAATTTTGTCAAAACAAAGCAAGGATACACTGGATCAGGGCAAAAGAGATTCTCAACCCATGAATCAATTTCCAGTTTGGAGACCCACAGTGAAGTGATGGCCAGGGAGGACCTtgataaaatatctaaaagtCTTATTGTTAGCCTTCCCCCAGGCCTCCAGAGAATATTATATGCAACTAGGGAAAAGGAAACAATCAGACTCCAGGGTCTACTGAATACTGATTCTAGAAGACCCTAAGAAACACTGTGGCCCTCCAATTAACTAGGGGCTTATGGAGGTCAaatgattaatggagttttggctAACCTGCAACTCACAGTGAGTCCCTGAAATCCTGTGGCTATTAACCCCAGAAGGTATATTTGGGATAGATAGAAGTTGAAGTTGCCaaaattctcacattggttccctgacctgtaGAGTGAAGTCTCTTATGGTTGGGAAGACTAAATGGAAGTCTTTAAAGTTGCCACTGGCAAGGAAAATAGAGAAACCAGTATTGTATCCCTGGAAGAACTGCAGAAATTAGTGCCACCATCAAAGACCTGAAAGATGCAGGAATGATAGTTCCTGCCACACCTTCcttaactctcctatctggccagtgcagacGGCAGACATCGTGGAGAATGCTAGTTGACTATGGAAAACAGGTAGTAACTGATTGCAGCTGTTGTACCAAATGTGTTATCCTTGAGCAGATTAACACCTCTCCTGGTGCATGGTATGCAGCTATTGATCTATCAATACCCTTCTCAGTAACTTCATAAGGACCACCAGAACAGTTTGCTCTTCGTCGGCAAGACCAGCATTGTACAGTTTTACCTCAAGGTTATAGtaactctccagccctatgtTATATAATTTAGTTAGAAGGGATCTGGATcatttgtctcttccacaaaatatcacattgtgTGCACTATATTGATACCATGATGCTGACTGCACCAAGCAAGCTGGAGGCAGCAACCATTTTTGACTCATTGGTAACACATGAGCatcagaagatgaaaaataaatcaaaattctgCCTCAGTGTTTAAGGTgaagagcaatggaggaagacacctgatgtcaaccttgggctttcacatgcacacacgtgtgcatgtgtgcacacacacatgtgaacatacacaagGATATAAAAgctacatatacatgtgtatatttctgtgtgtcaagagaaaaaggcagagaaggaaTGGTAAACACTGAGCCATGTATTCATGgttcccttctctctttatcttttcccTTCGCTTTGTTCTTTCTGCCCTCATGCTAGTTACCTTGAACATTTCCATGTCTGCCTAAGTACCATTTCAGGTCAAACGTGCTCCAACAAAAATTATGGccaagctgggcatagtggcacatgcctttaatttcaatggttgggaagcagaggcaggtagatctctttgggtcaaggccatcctggtctaccagtgagttccaggacactgaggactatacagagaaaccctgtctaaaaaatgaaaaaacaaaacagaacaaccaaACAATAACACCATCATCCCCCAGCCCCCAATACACACATAGTcatatttttgagaattctggaatgtttgtttgtttgtttttaagattttttatttattattacatctaagtacactgtagcttcttcagacacactaaaagagggcgtcagttctcatgggtggttgtgaatcaccatgtggttgctgggatttgaactcagaaccttctgaagatcagtctgtgctcttaaccactgacccatctctccagccctgttttttttttttcaagacaggatttctctgtgtagcactggctgtcctggagctcactctgtagaccaggctggcctcgaactcagaaatccacctgcctctgcctcccaagtgctgggattaggggcatgcatcaccattgcccaaagaattctggaatttttatttctttaaaaaaacaaaaaatattacaagaatatattttcattttaatcctaggtgtgggACTGTTTCAGACTGTtggcagcagctgactatgatttgcctggtgctctagcagaggcgtggttttgccagctgcataTACTTTCTGTAATTGTGTGATATTTGAAGTTCTGGGAAATTTTCAGAagttatataaatgctagggccccaagaggTGGTTCATTCGGGGGAGAGGtgtgtggtttgttagtagtcatgcttaaagaaggaagaaattagattcaaggatctctcccctcacccctttctctcttaatTAGTGATAGGGCAGTAAAACCAGGGAAAAGAGTTGGGAAAAAGAATCCACAaaatagcaaagaccagctacaagtCCCCCCTAAAAAGAAGTAAGGCCAAATGCACCTGCACTCTCTCCCACCCACTTCCCCAGTGCACCTGCAGTGTCTCTCATCCCAGGTATTGGTATATTTTTAAGTCATGCgagtcttttttcatttttcttcccccTTGTTTGTAATCAGCACTTTTCAGACTTACAAGTGTTAACAACTCTAAGGTGAAAGGTTTCCCCAGTGCAAATGTTACAGCTCTGAATGTAAAGGTAACCTGCCAGTCAAGAGCCAAGAAAGAACCACAAAATCACACAGCACAACACATTAGCCAGGCAGACATCTCTACCTTATTAAACTTTCTGTCCAGCTGGGGATAGAGGGTCTCCCACCCCTCGGGTTACTTCTCTAGGATTAGCTATTACTCCAACTCACAAGGCCATCACCCTAGATAGAAAATGCTCAATCTGAATCAAGACACCAAAATAAGTATCTGAAACTCTGAAGGGAAAGGCTCCCTCCACAAAAGTGTTGCAGCTTTGTTCCCACTGTGGGGGAAAGTTTTCCTGATGTAAGTGTAACTGCTCTCTTCTGGCAGGAGGAGGCTTCCCCAGTGAAAGTGTTGCAACTCTGCTAGCAAcacacacaagagatttattggaggCGAGGCAGGGAGAAAACCAGGAGGGTAGCTGTCTCTGTTCAGTTGAGAAGCAGCAGGGAACTGCGCAGAGGCAGAGTTTATATGGGGTTCTTTTGAAAGAGGAGCTTTCCAGGGTGGTCGGGATTTGGAGGGGTGATCATCCCCCCTTTCTCCCCGGAGGCTGGTGGCCAGCttgagaaaaaaggagaagaaagaaaaggtggagAGCTGAAAGGACAGACTGACCGCTGGAGACTGCTATAGTGACACAAGTCTACTTTATTGTTTTAGGAATAGGAGATATAGAAGGGCTTCTTAGGAGTACAGGTGGAAAGGGCTAATTGGTCATGGCATCATGAGAGCAGGATGAGCTGATTGGTTATAATACAGTACCTAAGTATCATGTGGTCGGGAAGCCAGAGTGTAACAGGTGTGCTGAGTTATGCAGCCTTGCAGAGAGCTCTGTACAAAGTCACTTTTCAGACTATGCCAGACAAGGCTAGTCACCTGTGTTCAGGGACACTCTCCAaaaacaggcagagacagggaagcccTGCTGAGAATGGAAGTCCCCCATTTTGCACCAAGTTCAGAAAGCCATCAAGTCATGGAGGACTGCTACTTTAATAGCAAGTTCCCCAACAGGGGGATTATATGGCCTGATTTGGAAGCAAGCTCAAGGATTTGTGGAATTCTGTGGCAAGCTCagtcagggattggtgggattctattccttttttgtttgtttgtttgttgttttttgagacagggtttctctgtgtagccccggctgtcctggaactcactctgtagaccaggctggcctcaaactcagaaatccacctgcctctgcctcccaagtgctgggattaaaggcgagcaccaccactgcccggccagttaCTGGTCTTATATACAAAAACAGATTCAATTTGATGATGCTAATATAGAACAATGTTGCTTAGCAGCTTTAAGAGTTTgggacagccgggcagtggtggtgcacgcctttaatcccagcacttgagaggcagaggcaggcagatttctaagttagggttcaaggccagcctggtctacagagtaagttccaggacagccaaggatacaaagagaagccctgtctcgaaaaaaaaaaaaaagtttgggacAAAGTTGAGGAGCCCTGGAAAAAGTCTATCTCATTTTCAAAGATTATACAGGCTCTGGAGAAGCCCTCACTGATTTTTCACAAAGATTAGTTTCAGTTGAAAACAAAGCCGTATACAAGGCAAGTATTGAAAGAGACCTTGGTGTGTGAAAATTTAGATACTGAATGTAAAAGAATGTTATTAGACCATTAAAGTCATGAGCAGCCCTTATGGACAAGTGGATAAGGGATATAGCCACTATCAGTTCTTATGTGAACCACCCTAATACCATAGGTCAAGGTATAGCTAGAGGTCTCCAATATCAAAATGTCTGGTGATCCAATTGTGGGAAACATGGTCATTTGCAAAGAGACTGTGACCAAGCCACTAAGGGTCTCAGATCTCAAAATGCTTGGTGTTTTAATTGCGGGGAAATATGGTCATTTGCAACAAAACCGTGAACATGACATCTCTAAggacaatatttttttctaaatataaacaaGAAAGATGGCCAAGACTTTCAGAGGTATTGGTCTATTCGTTCCATTGGTCTAAAGTGTTGCCTTTGGACCAATGAGTGTACATCCAAAAGGGATATTCAAAGTAATTTCTTACTGTCAGGAAATGGCCTTGGGAGTCTAGATTGTGGCCGTACAGTAGAAAATATAAACCATTTTAGCCAAGGAGTGACATGCAGACTGAAAAACCTCCACTCAGAATTGGAGATTTAATACATGTTACTGCAGGTAGCTCAGCTCTAGATTTGGCCACAGGTAAACATCTTACTCTATCCCTCAAAATTCAGTTATGTCCTTTGCCATCAGGGGCAGTAGGAATGATCTTAGGAAGACTGACTTCCCAAGGATCGACTTTCCAAGGATTCATTGTGCATTCAGGAATTATAGATGAAGATTTCAAAGGAGAGGCTAAAATTCTGGCCTGTGTAAAAGGA
The nucleotide sequence above comes from Mastomys coucha isolate ucsf_1 unplaced genomic scaffold, UCSF_Mcou_1 pScaffold15, whole genome shotgun sequence. Encoded proteins:
- the Mrps2 gene encoding 28S ribosomal protein S2, mitochondrial, with amino-acid sequence MASAPAVLTRLLCAGVRRWPGFLQKTAPGPAGQNGRKVTGVPVPAVSEPQDGDDFQSRILDAPLQHPDFFNVKELFSVKSLFEARVHLGHKAGCRHRFMEPYIFGNRLGQDIIDLDQTALNLQLALNVTAHVAYRKGIILFVSRNRQFSHLIETTAQACGEYAHTRYFKGGLLTNAQLLFGPTVRLPDLIIFLHTLNNVFEPHVAVRDAAKMNIPTVGIVDTNCNPCLITYPVPGNDDSPQAIELFCKLFRTTINRAKEKRRQVEILHRLQSPKGSKDSRTSPAPDKSHSP